In Hyphomicrobiales bacterium, the sequence CGCGGTTTTCCTGCTGGTCTTCGGTGCCGGCTTCAAGCTCGTCGTCGTCGATCCAATGATCAAGCATGGCGTGCTGCCGCTCGCCATCGCGACCATGGCGCTGTCGATCATCATGAAGGAAGGCGCCAAGGACGGGTTCTCGGCCGAGGCGCAAAGCTTTCCCTCGCTGGTGCCGACCGACATGGTCAATCTGCTGGGCGCGTCGATCTCGCTGCAGCATCTCGCCATCATCGTCGTCGCCTTCGCGGCGATCGGCCTGCTGCAATGGTTCGTCGGCGGCACGCGGCTCGGCCGGCAGATGCAGGCGACGGCGCAGAACCCAACCGTCGCGCGCATCCTCGGCATCCCGGTCGAGCGGATGGTGCTGCTGACCTTCCTGCTCAATGCCGCGCTCGCGGTCGTCGCCTCGCTGCTGATCTCGCCGATCTATCTGGCGAAATTCTCGAATGGCGAGACCATCGGCCTTTTCGCCTTCATCGCCGCCATCGTCGGCGGCTTCAACCAGGTGCGCGGCGCGCTCGTCGGCGGCATCCTGATCGGCGTCGCGGATTCGCTGGCCGCCGCCTATATCTCGACCCAATACCGGCTCGCCGTGCCGCTGGTCCTGCTCGTCGCCATCATCCTGGTCAAGCCGGAGGGGCTGATGGGTCGCAAGGAGGAGCGCCGCGTATGAGCGCCCCTGCCGTCCAGACTTCCGCGCCCCCACGCCGCCCGGCCCGCCGGATCGATGCTGCGCTGATCGCGCTCATTCTCGGCGCCGTCATTCTCTGGTTCGCGCCGGTCGGGATGGGTCGCTACGGCACCTATGTGCTCTCGCTCTGGCTCGTCATGAGCATCGGCGTGATGGGGCTCAACCTCACCCTCGGCTATGCCGGCCAGACCTCGCTGGCGCAGGCCGCCTTCATGGGCCTCGGAGCCTACGCCACAGCGATCCTGACCACGAAATACGGGGTGAGCTGGTACGTCGCCTTCGCCCTTTCAGGGCTGCTGACCTTCACCGTGGGACTGCTGCTCGGCTTCCCGGCGCTGCGCGTCCGCACCCATTACCTTGCCTTCGTCACCCTCGCCTTCTCGACGCTGATCTGGCTCGTGCTGCGCAACGAGCAATGGCTGACCGGCGGCGTCTTCGGGATCTCGAACATCAACCGCCCGGACTTCTTCGGCATCAAGCTGTTCGGCGCGCTCGAATTCCATCGCTTCGTCGTCATCGTCACGCTGATTCTCTCGCTCAAGCTGTGGTGGCTGATCCGCTCGCCCTGGGGCCGCGCCTTCACGGCTTTGCGGGAGAACCCGGTAAGGGCCGCGAGCCTCGGCGTCGACACCCGCGCCTACACGCTGCTGGCCTTCGCGATCGGCTCGGCCTATGGCGGCTTCTCTGGCTCGCTCTACGCGCCATTGGTCGAGTTCATCGACCCCTCTCCCTTCTCGCTGTCGCAGAGCCTGTTCCTGCTGCTGATGGTCGTCGCAGGCGGGGCCGGCTATCTCTTCGGCCCCTTCGTCGGCGCGCTGCTCGGCGTCGTGCTGCCGGAATGGCTGCGCTTCGCCGGCTCGCTCTACCTCATCATCTTCGCGACGATCGTGCTCGCCCTGCTCGTCATCTGCCCGCAGGGCGTCAGCGGCCTCGTCGAGCGCGGCTGGAATGCCATACGGCGCAAGACCGGAGGCGCGCGATGAGCCCGGTTCTCGAAGTCCACGACCTGCACAAGGCCTTCGGCGGCATCAAGGCCGTGAACGGCGTCTCCTTCTCGGTGAAGGAGGGTGAGATCCTCGGCATCATCGGGCCGAACGGTTGCGGCAAGTCGACCCTGTTCAACTGCATCCTCGGCCAGCTCGAACCGACGCAAGGCGCGGTGAAGCTCGACGGCCGCGATGTCACCAATATGCGCCCGTCCGCGCTCAACCGGCTCGGCGTCAGTCGCACCTTCCAGCTGCTGCAGGTCTTCCCGGAACTCTCGGTGCGCGAAAACCTGATCCTCGCGGGCCAGGAGCATCAGGGCTCGATGCTCGGGCGGCTATTCGGGGCGCGCGATGCCGGGCTGTCGGAGAAGGCCGAGCAGATGATCGGCTTCTTCAAGCTCGGCCATCTCGCCGAGGCCAAGGCCGGCGGCCTGTCCTATGGCCAGCAGAAGCTGCTCGACGCGGCCATGGCCTTCATGGCCGGCCCGCGCCTCGTGCTGCTCGACGAGCCGGCCGGCGGCGTGAACCTCACCATGCTGGGCGATCTCAAGGAGCGGCTGCGCGCGATCAATACCGAACAGGGCGCGACCTTCGTCGTGATCGAGCACAACATGGATTTCGTGATGTCGCTCTGCACGCGCGTGATCGTGCTCGCCGAGGGCAAGGTTCTGGCCGAAGGCACGCCGGCCGAGGTCCGCGCCAACCCGGCCGTGATCGAAGCTTATCTGGGGCATTGAGCGCAATGGGAACCGCAGCTCGCACTCCCCTCCCCCTTGTGGGGAGGGGTCGGGGATGGGGGTCGACGTGGAGCGCGCGCCGTATCCGGACAGAGCCCGCCCGCAAGTCCAGCGCCGCATTTTCCAGCCGCGTACCAAGCCAGACCACCCCCACCCCTATCCCCTCCCCACAAGGGGGAGGGGGAGCGCCTCGTCGACCATCGTCCCCGCACATTCGAAGGGCTGCATGATGACGACCCCCATCCTCGAACTCGACGGCGTGGTCGGCGGCTATGGCGCCATGACCATCCTGAACGGCACCAGCTTCGCGGTGAAGCGCGGCGCGATCACCACCGTCATCGGGCCGAACGGCGCCGGCAAGTCGACCGTGTTCAAGGCGATCTTCGGCCTGCTCAAGCTGCGCGAAGGCCGCATCCGCTTCGACGGGCGCGACATCACCGGCTGGAACCAGCGCAAGCTGCTCGAAGCCGGCATCTGCTATGTCCCGCAGGGGCGCAACATCTTCGCGGAGCTCTCGGTGCGCCACAATATCGAGCTCGGCACGGTCGCCGCCGGTTCCGG encodes:
- a CDS encoding ABC transporter permease encodes the protein MAEFIAYLIAGIATGAIYALAAIGFTLVWQTSQTINFAQGEFVMLPAVLILLAVKLFGMPLWAGGVLGIAVFLLVFGAGFKLVVVDPMIKHGVLPLAIATMALSIIMKEGAKDGFSAEAQSFPSLVPTDMVNLLGASISLQHLAIIVVAFAAIGLLQWFVGGTRLGRQMQATAQNPTVARILGIPVERMVLLTFLLNAALAVVASLLISPIYLAKFSNGETIGLFAFIAAIVGGFNQVRGALVGGILIGVADSLAAAYISTQYRLAVPLVLLVAIILVKPEGLMGRKEERRV
- a CDS encoding Amino acid/amide ABC transporter membrane protein 2 (HAAT family) → MSAPAVQTSAPPRRPARRIDAALIALILGAVILWFAPVGMGRYGTYVLSLWLVMSIGVMGLNLTLGYAGQTSLAQAAFMGLGAYATAILTTKYGVSWYVAFALSGLLTFTVGLLLGFPALRVRTHYLAFVTLAFSTLIWLVLRNEQWLTGGVFGISNINRPDFFGIKLFGALEFHRFVVIVTLILSLKLWWLIRSPWGRAFTALRENPVRAASLGVDTRAYTLLAFAIGSAYGGFSGSLYAPLVEFIDPSPFSLSQSLFLLLMVVAGGAGYLFGPFVGALLGVVLPEWLRFAGSLYLIIFATIVLALLVICPQGVSGLVERGWNAIRRKTGGAR
- the braF gene encoding High-affinity branched-chain amino acid transport ATP-binding protein BraF; the protein is MSPVLEVHDLHKAFGGIKAVNGVSFSVKEGEILGIIGPNGCGKSTLFNCILGQLEPTQGAVKLDGRDVTNMRPSALNRLGVSRTFQLLQVFPELSVRENLILAGQEHQGSMLGRLFGARDAGLSEKAEQMIGFFKLGHLAEAKAGGLSYGQQKLLDAAMAFMAGPRLVLLDEPAGGVNLTMLGDLKERLRAINTEQGATFVVIEHNMDFVMSLCTRVIVLAEGKVLAEGTPAEVRANPAVIEAYLGH
- a CDS encoding ABC transporter ATP-binding protein, translating into MGVDVERAPYPDRARPQVQRRIFQPRTKPDHPHPYPLPTRGRGSASSTIVPAHSKGCMMTTPILELDGVVGGYGAMTILNGTSFAVKRGAITTVIGPNGAGKSTVFKAIFGLLKLREGRIRFDGRDITGWNQRKLLEAGICYVPQGRNIFAELSVRHNIELGTVAAGSGITDMPRRLEAALDRFPALRRKADQQASTLSGGEQKQLEIVRGLLLDPKLVLIDEPSIGLSPLMVQETFGILKELRARGVSILMVEQNARSALEISDEGLVLELGRTRMQGPAAEILADPRIGQLFLGGTLTDAA